A genomic segment from Thermotoga neapolitana DSM 4359 encodes:
- a CDS encoding ABC transporter ATP-binding protein, with product MPLLEIKNLTKIFTIGSIFSRTKIVAVDRVNFDIKEAEIFTLAGESGCGKTTTAKIILGFEEPTSGEIVYKGKRIERVHEKERKELLREIQAVFQNPFSTFNPLRKVDRYFYETLFNLGIADTKEKAEEIIREKLSAVGISFEEFSEKYPSEFSGGQLQRISIARALLTNPSLLVADEPVSMVDASLRMSIVNLFKDLKEQYGVSVLYITHDLTTAYYVSDRIAVMFRGNIVELGPAEKVLMEPKHPYTQLLRESVPEPDPKKKWNIRIKLSETEQTEYLRQGCKFAGRCPKVMDICKKEPPPYFEVDGVQVKCFLYR from the coding sequence ATGCCACTTCTTGAGATAAAAAACCTGACGAAGATCTTCACCATAGGGAGCATCTTTTCCAGAACGAAGATAGTGGCCGTGGACAGGGTGAACTTCGACATAAAAGAGGCGGAGATCTTCACACTGGCTGGAGAGAGTGGCTGTGGAAAGACCACCACGGCAAAGATCATCCTTGGATTCGAAGAGCCCACCTCCGGAGAGATCGTCTACAAAGGAAAGAGGATAGAAAGGGTGCATGAAAAAGAGAGGAAAGAACTCTTGAGGGAGATACAGGCGGTCTTCCAGAATCCGTTTTCCACGTTCAACCCCCTCAGGAAGGTGGACAGGTACTTCTACGAGACACTTTTCAATCTGGGAATAGCAGATACAAAAGAGAAGGCAGAAGAGATCATCAGGGAAAAACTCTCCGCCGTTGGAATCTCCTTTGAGGAGTTCTCAGAAAAGTATCCGAGTGAGTTCTCGGGTGGGCAGCTTCAGAGGATCTCCATAGCAAGGGCGCTTCTTACAAATCCATCGCTTCTTGTGGCAGACGAACCCGTTTCCATGGTGGACGCATCCCTGAGGATGTCCATCGTGAACCTATTCAAGGACCTCAAAGAACAGTACGGTGTGAGTGTTCTGTACATCACACACGACCTCACAACAGCGTATTATGTCTCAGACAGAATCGCTGTCATGTTCAGAGGGAACATAGTGGAACTGGGACCGGCAGAGAAGGTTCTCATGGAGCCAAAACACCCTTACACCCAGCTTCTGAGAGAGTCCGTTCCTGAGCCTGATCCGAAGAAGAAATGGAACATCAGAATAAAGTTGTCTGAGACAGAACAAACAGAATACCTCAGGCAGGGCTGCAAGTTCGCCGGAAGATGTCCGAAGGTGATGGACATCTGCAAAAAAGAACCACCTCCATACTTCGAAGTCGATGGTGTCCAGGTGAAGTGTTTCCTTTACAGATAG
- a CDS encoding FecCD family ABC transporter permease, translated as MKKFILPILMISFLFGILFGGVSLDPLEILGVLFGLKENPLVERILALRIPRVFASFVVGAGLSLVGNAFQNLLKNPLVDPYLLGISSGASFGTVLSLYLAEVIGVSWIYRIPLLSFGFSVIASILTLFIARREGRFPVTSIILAGVVISTLFSSLTYMTIVLLKRNVTTISLWLFGSFSGTVWKDVAFYSAVVAPFLLYSVIFSKYLNAMALGEEEAFVLGINVEALKVITFLFGNLTTAFLVSRSGVIGFVGLIVPHIARYLVGPGFLRSALASSIVGGVLLTLCDTVSRSLFSPTELPVGIVTALLGAPFLAFLMKRGV; from the coding sequence GTGAAGAAATTTATTCTTCCGATTCTGATGATCAGTTTTCTTTTTGGAATACTCTTTGGTGGTGTGTCACTGGACCCCCTCGAGATACTGGGGGTCCTCTTCGGTTTAAAAGAAAACCCGCTTGTTGAGAGAATACTGGCCTTAAGAATACCCAGGGTCTTTGCGAGTTTCGTTGTGGGAGCAGGACTTTCTCTGGTGGGGAACGCCTTTCAGAATCTTCTGAAAAACCCCCTCGTTGATCCGTATCTTCTTGGAATTTCCTCGGGGGCTTCCTTCGGAACTGTTCTTTCGCTCTACCTTGCGGAAGTCATCGGTGTTTCCTGGATATACCGTATTCCGCTTCTCAGTTTTGGCTTCTCAGTGATTGCATCAATTCTCACCCTTTTCATCGCAAGGAGGGAAGGTCGCTTTCCTGTGACTTCCATCATCCTCGCGGGAGTTGTGATCAGCACCCTTTTCAGCTCCCTCACTTATATGACGATCGTTCTTCTCAAAAGAAACGTGACCACCATATCTCTCTGGCTCTTCGGGAGTTTTTCAGGAACTGTTTGGAAAGACGTTGCCTTCTACTCCGCGGTTGTTGCTCCTTTTCTCCTCTATTCTGTGATCTTTTCAAAGTATCTCAACGCCATGGCGCTCGGTGAGGAAGAGGCCTTCGTTCTGGGAATCAACGTGGAGGCCCTGAAAGTGATCACGTTTCTTTTTGGAAATCTCACCACCGCTTTCCTCGTTTCCAGAAGCGGTGTGATAGGTTTCGTCGGCCTCATCGTTCCCCATATCGCCAGGTACCTTGTGGGTCCTGGTTTTTTAAGGTCCGCACTGGCAAGTTCGATCGTGGGAGGCGTTCTTCTCACCCTGTGCGACACGGTATCGAGATCTTTATTTTCCCCAACGGAACTTCCCGTTGGGATTGTGACCGCGCTGTTGGGCGCTCCTTTTCTCGCCTTTCTCATGAAAAGGGGTGTGTGA
- a CDS encoding ABC transporter ATP-binding protein yields the protein MIAVEVLRTENLKSYYILDIFGKKRVVKAVDDVNISIRENEIYGIAGESGCGKSTLLKALFAAIEPPQRIVGGKVLYRENGREIDVYSLSEEERRKLRWSFISYVPQGSMSVLNPVVKIKETFKDFIESHTTGKTKEEAYEMAKEHIKELGLPIEILNAYPHQLSGGMRQRVTIALATVLSPKVIIADEPTTALDVVTQRGVIQLLKEVQSSRQNTIILVTHDMGVHANVADRIAIMYAGKIIEEAKTEEIFENPMHPYTKYLIFSLPKFGDKGRRESAPGSPPSLADLPPGCSFHPRCPHAFDRCKKEIPPLKEYLPGHKVACWLVEEGKNATS from the coding sequence GTGATAGCGGTGGAAGTGTTGAGGACAGAGAATCTCAAATCTTACTACATTCTGGACATATTCGGCAAAAAGAGAGTGGTAAAAGCGGTGGACGATGTGAACATCTCGATAAGAGAGAACGAGATATACGGCATAGCAGGAGAGAGCGGCTGTGGAAAGAGCACGCTTCTTAAAGCACTCTTTGCTGCGATAGAGCCACCTCAGAGGATCGTGGGAGGAAAGGTACTGTACAGAGAGAACGGAAGAGAAATAGATGTTTACTCTCTCAGTGAAGAAGAACGAAGGAAACTTAGGTGGAGTTTCATCTCTTACGTTCCACAGGGATCGATGAGCGTGTTGAATCCTGTGGTGAAGATAAAAGAGACCTTCAAGGACTTCATAGAGAGTCACACAACTGGAAAGACAAAGGAAGAGGCCTACGAGATGGCAAAAGAACACATAAAAGAACTTGGCCTTCCGATAGAGATTCTCAACGCCTATCCACACCAGCTGTCCGGTGGAATGAGACAGAGGGTGACGATCGCCCTTGCGACCGTTCTATCACCGAAGGTGATCATCGCAGACGAGCCCACAACGGCCCTCGACGTTGTGACACAGAGAGGTGTAATACAGCTTCTCAAAGAGGTACAGTCCTCAAGACAGAACACCATCATTCTGGTCACACACGACATGGGAGTTCATGCAAACGTGGCAGACAGGATAGCGATCATGTACGCTGGAAAGATCATAGAGGAAGCAAAGACCGAAGAGATCTTTGAAAACCCCATGCATCCCTACACGAAATACCTGATATTCTCACTTCCGAAGTTCGGAGACAAGGGAAGAAGAGAGAGTGCCCCTGGAAGTCCTCCTTCCCTTGCAGACCTTCCACCAGGATGCAGTTTCCATCCAAGATGTCCTCATGCGTTCGACAGGTGCAAAAAGGAGATACCACCTCTCAAAGAGTACCTGCCAGGACACAAAGTCGCATGCTGGCTGGTAGAGGAGGGAAAGAATGCCACTTCTTGA
- a CDS encoding ABC transporter permease — translation MNFVRRYLLPRLVTYFLVIWVGITMIFFIPRFLPTDPVQQFINRLVAQGTYMDPKAIEEMTETLKELYGLKGSLWEQYINFWKRFLKGDFGPSYYQFPTPVIKLIKQSLPWTAWLLLVTTVLSWIIGNILGGLAGYFSNRRWVKILDAIAMVIRPMPYYILALGLLILLAYIIPIFPIGGGFAIGMQFTFSWENLLILLKHAFLPALSLILIGVFIWFQAMKLVVQSVKSEDYVKYAKMGGIEEKRIVRRYVIRNAMLPQITGLALSLGQIFGGALITEIVFSYPGIGTLLYNAIFTGDYNLLMGVSTLSILLITTSILLIDLLYPLFDPRVRYR, via the coding sequence TTGAACTTCGTGAGAAGGTATCTCCTCCCAAGACTGGTAACGTACTTTCTTGTTATCTGGGTAGGAATCACGATGATCTTTTTCATACCAAGGTTTCTGCCAACAGATCCGGTACAGCAGTTCATAAATCGTCTTGTGGCACAAGGAACGTACATGGACCCGAAGGCGATAGAAGAGATGACAGAAACCCTAAAAGAACTTTACGGACTGAAGGGAAGTTTGTGGGAACAGTACATAAACTTCTGGAAACGCTTTTTAAAGGGAGACTTCGGTCCCTCCTACTATCAGTTTCCAACACCCGTGATAAAACTGATAAAACAGTCTTTGCCCTGGACCGCATGGCTTCTTCTGGTGACAACTGTTCTTTCCTGGATCATAGGAAACATCCTTGGAGGTCTTGCGGGGTACTTTTCGAACAGAAGATGGGTGAAGATACTTGACGCCATCGCGATGGTGATAAGACCGATGCCGTACTACATCCTTGCCCTTGGGCTTCTGATTCTTCTCGCATACATCATTCCCATCTTCCCAATTGGGGGCGGCTTTGCAATAGGAATGCAGTTCACCTTCAGCTGGGAAAACCTTCTGATCCTATTGAAACACGCGTTCCTGCCGGCTCTGTCTCTGATATTGATCGGTGTATTCATCTGGTTCCAGGCGATGAAGCTCGTCGTTCAGAGTGTGAAGTCAGAGGACTACGTGAAGTACGCCAAGATGGGTGGAATAGAAGAGAAAAGAATCGTTCGAAGATACGTTATAAGGAACGCCATGTTGCCACAGATAACAGGACTTGCTCTATCTTTAGGTCAGATCTTTGGAGGTGCCCTGATCACGGAGATCGTGTTCTCCTACCCAGGCATTGGAACACTCCTTTACAACGCCATATTCACAGGTGACTACAACCTCTTGATGGGTGTCAGCACACTTTCCATCCTTCTGATTACAACGAGTATTCTTTTGATAGATCTGCTTTATCCTCTGTTCGATCCGAGGGTGAGATACAGATGA
- a CDS encoding ABC transporter permease, with the protein MQVLKDLLRDTRFRFGFIVFLVLAGLSVLSFFSPYNPYLWNQVPRDLPPQWPHILGTNSMGQDIFWKLTFAVRNSLIMSLIAGLVSRVIAMIVGMIAGYKGGAADRVLMFLSDSFLVIPLFIIIVLIATMVKARLSLPMLGLLLGVFGWAWDARVIRSQVLSLRERDFTYTALLSGSKALAIVFKEYLPFLIPLIFATLIGNMSWAIGMEITLAILGVSNLDIPTLGTMLQWSINYQALLLGYWWWVLTPVITSIFLFIALYLISVSISEYLDPRMRIQRIGQA; encoded by the coding sequence ATGCAGGTGCTGAAGGATCTGTTGAGAGATACACGCTTCAGATTTGGCTTTATAGTATTTCTGGTTCTTGCGGGACTTTCTGTTCTATCTTTCTTTTCGCCCTACAACCCTTACCTGTGGAACCAGGTTCCAAGGGACCTTCCTCCCCAGTGGCCTCACATACTGGGTACAAACTCCATGGGACAGGATATCTTCTGGAAACTCACCTTTGCCGTGAGGAACTCACTCATCATGTCGCTCATAGCAGGCCTTGTCTCAAGGGTCATAGCGATGATCGTGGGAATGATCGCCGGATACAAGGGAGGAGCTGCTGACAGGGTTCTCATGTTTCTGAGTGACTCTTTCCTTGTGATACCCCTTTTCATCATAATCGTTCTCATCGCCACGATGGTGAAGGCTCGACTCAGTCTACCTATGCTGGGACTTCTTCTTGGCGTCTTCGGCTGGGCATGGGACGCGAGGGTCATAAGATCCCAGGTTTTGAGTCTGAGAGAGAGGGATTTCACCTACACCGCCCTCCTTTCAGGTTCGAAGGCGCTGGCCATCGTCTTCAAAGAGTATCTGCCGTTTTTGATCCCTCTCATCTTCGCAACGCTCATCGGTAACATGTCCTGGGCGATCGGAATGGAGATCACACTCGCAATCCTGGGTGTTTCCAACCTCGATATTCCAACCCTTGGCACCATGCTCCAGTGGTCGATAAACTACCAGGCACTTCTTCTGGGATACTGGTGGTGGGTATTGACACCGGTCATAACATCAATCTTTCTGTTCATAGCGCTGTATCTCATCTCGGTCAGCATCAGTGAGTATCTTGATCCGAGGATGAGGATACAGAGAATAGGACAGGCATGA
- a CDS encoding glycosyl hydrolase, whose protein sequence is MKRFIFLAIAMIFTVLEGKILLVIGQDLNSVREYAKSGYFPEPGGVTTYTDIATLNGLCNDADWGAGLINAKKCLEEFPNSALVIGLYMVNMVDGVISGEYDRQIEILAEFIKEANRPVYLRIGYEFDGIWNSYDPEKYRVAFRYITEKLRNLLGERKKLLFTVWQSCSSPLNVILRNYQKPDISLWYPGDDYVDFVGLSWFLPANMKYHGKTPTQKELAEEVLAFARLHNKPVMISEASPQGYDLSELTKANISPVLDGPSGKNRVKKTPEEIWNEWFKPFFEFVYENSDVIRVVAYINADWDSQPMWGPPYANGYWGDSRVQVNPIIRNLWLKEIKKSIWEHGE, encoded by the coding sequence ATGAAAAGATTCATTTTTCTGGCAATTGCAATGATCTTTACAGTTCTGGAAGGGAAAATACTTCTTGTCATCGGACAGGATCTGAACTCGGTCAGAGAGTACGCAAAATCAGGGTACTTCCCAGAACCTGGGGGAGTGACAACGTACACCGATATAGCAACTCTCAACGGTCTCTGCAACGACGCTGACTGGGGAGCGGGCTTGATAAACGCGAAGAAATGCCTGGAAGAGTTCCCAAACTCTGCGCTTGTGATAGGACTGTACATGGTAAATATGGTGGATGGTGTGATTTCTGGGGAGTATGATCGTCAGATAGAGATTCTTGCTGAATTCATCAAAGAAGCAAACAGACCGGTGTATCTCAGAATCGGATACGAATTCGATGGAATATGGAACAGCTACGATCCAGAAAAGTACAGAGTCGCCTTCAGGTACATAACCGAAAAACTCAGAAATCTGCTGGGAGAGAGAAAAAAACTTCTCTTCACAGTGTGGCAGTCGTGTTCTTCTCCCCTGAACGTCATACTTCGGAACTATCAAAAACCGGACATTTCACTCTGGTATCCAGGTGATGATTATGTGGATTTCGTAGGGCTGTCGTGGTTCTTACCTGCGAACATGAAATACCATGGAAAGACACCCACTCAGAAAGAGCTGGCAGAAGAGGTGTTGGCTTTTGCAAGGCTTCACAACAAACCCGTGATGATATCAGAAGCCAGTCCACAGGGGTATGATCTTTCAGAACTCACAAAGGCAAACATCAGTCCCGTTCTTGACGGTCCTTCTGGAAAGAATAGAGTAAAAAAGACACCAGAAGAGATCTGGAACGAGTGGTTCAAGCCTTTTTTTGAGTTCGTGTATGAAAATTCAGACGTAATAAGGGTGGTGGCATACATAAACGCCGACTGGGATTCACAGCCCATGTGGGGGCCGCCTTATGCGAACGGATACTGGGGAGACAGCAGGGTTCAGGTCAATCCCATCATCAGAAACCTGTGGCTGAAGGAAATCAAAAAATCCATATGGGAACACGGCGAATGA
- a CDS encoding ABC transporter ATP-binding protein: protein MKVENLYFRYRTGFSLENIEFSVEEGEFFGIIGPNGSGKTTLLKILSGLLKPQKGTVLLFGKVPWEVSRKEMAKTVTLVSQDFFPSYDFTVKEIVEMGRLPHQRLLNGASKRDEEIVLKSLELTDTLKFSSRTFWTLSAGERRKVVLSKAIAQDTKILLVDELTAHLDYSNVSLVGNVMRKLKESGKTIVAVFHDINVASLLCDRLAVMKNGRIIKIGAPTEVLDEGVLRSVFETEFVVLTHPVTKKPLAFLK, encoded by the coding sequence GTGAAGGTAGAGAATCTGTATTTTCGATACAGGACGGGTTTTTCTCTGGAGAATATTGAATTCTCTGTAGAAGAAGGAGAGTTTTTTGGGATAATAGGTCCCAACGGATCCGGTAAGACCACCCTTTTGAAGATACTATCAGGACTTCTGAAGCCTCAGAAAGGAACAGTGCTTCTCTTTGGGAAGGTTCCCTGGGAAGTTTCCAGAAAAGAGATGGCAAAGACCGTAACCCTCGTTTCTCAGGATTTCTTTCCCTCGTACGATTTCACCGTGAAAGAGATCGTTGAAATGGGGAGACTTCCACATCAGCGTCTTCTGAATGGAGCGAGCAAAAGAGACGAGGAGATCGTTCTTAAGAGTCTGGAACTGACCGACACCTTGAAATTTTCCTCCAGAACTTTCTGGACGCTGAGTGCCGGTGAACGAAGAAAGGTTGTGCTTTCAAAGGCAATCGCCCAGGATACGAAGATCCTCCTTGTGGACGAACTGACCGCTCATCTTGATTACAGTAACGTGAGTCTTGTGGGCAACGTGATGAGAAAGTTGAAAGAGTCCGGAAAGACCATCGTGGCGGTTTTTCACGATATAAACGTGGCATCGCTTCTGTGTGACAGACTGGCTGTGATGAAAAACGGCAGGATCATAAAAATCGGAGCACCCACCGAGGTCCTCGACGAAGGGGTGCTCCGAAGTGTTTTTGAAACGGAATTTGTCGTACTAACACATCCTGTGACAAAAAAGCCTCTAGCCTTCCTCAAATAG
- a CDS encoding acetylxylan esterase: protein MAFFDMPLEELKKYRPERYEEKDFDEFWRETLKESEGFPLDPVFEKVDFHLKTVETYDVTFSGYRGQRIKGWLLVPKLAEEKLPCVVQYIGYNGGRGFPHDWLFWPSMGYICFVMDTRGQGSGWMKGDTPDYPEGPVDPQYPGFMTRGILDPGTYYYRRVFVDAVRAVEAAISFPRVDSRKVVVAGGSQGGGIALAVSALSNRVKALLCDVPFLCHFRRAVQLVDTHPYVEITNFLKTHRDKEEIVFRTLSYFDGVNFAARAKVPALFSVGLMDTICPPSTVFAAYNHYAGPKEIRIYPYNNHEGGGSFQAIEQVKFLKRLFEEG from the coding sequence GTGGCCTTCTTCGATATGCCCCTTGAGGAACTGAAAAAGTACCGGCCTGAAAGGTACGAGGAGAAAGATTTCGATGAGTTCTGGAGGGAAACACTTAAAGAAAGCGAAGGATTCCCTCTGGATCCCGTCTTTGAAAAGGTGGACTTTCATCTCAAAACGGTTGAAACGTACGATGTTACTTTCTCTGGATACAGGGGGCAGAGAATAAAGGGCTGGCTTCTTGTTCCGAAGTTGGCGGAAGAAAAGCTTCCATGCGTCGTGCAGTACATAGGTTACAATGGTGGAAGGGGTTTTCCACACGACTGGCTGTTCTGGCCGTCAATGGGTTACATCTGTTTTGTCATGGACACCAGGGGGCAGGGAAGCGGCTGGATGAAGGGAGACACACCGGATTACCCTGAGGGTCCAGTCGATCCACAGTACCCCGGATTCATGACGAGGGGCATTCTGGATCCGGGAACCTATTACTACAGGCGAGTCTTCGTGGATGCGGTCAGGGCGGTGGAAGCAGCCATTTCCTTCCCGAGAGTGGATTCCAGGAAGGTGGTGGTGGCCGGAGGCAGTCAGGGTGGGGGAATCGCCCTTGCGGTGAGTGCCCTGTCGAACAGGGTGAAGGCTCTGCTCTGCGATGTGCCGTTTCTGTGCCACTTCAGAAGGGCCGTGCAACTTGTCGACACACACCCATACGTGGAGATCACCAACTTCCTCAAAACCCACAGGGACAAAGAGGAGATTGTTTTCAGAACACTTTCCTACTTCGATGGTGTGAACTTTGCAGCAAGGGCAAAGGTGCCCGCCCTGTTTTCCGTTGGGCTCATGGACACCATCTGTCCTCCCTCGACGGTCTTCGCCGCTTACAACCACTACGCCGGTCCAAAGGAGATCAGAATCTATCCGTACAACAACCACGAAGGTGGAGGTTCTTTCCAGGCAATTGAGCAGGTGAAATTCTTGAAGAGACTATTTGAGGAAGGCTAG
- a CDS encoding glycoside hydrolase family 3 N-terminal domain-containing protein yields MELYRDPSQPVEVRVKDLLSRMTLEEKIAQLGSVWGYELIDERGKFKREKAKDLLKNGIGQITRPGGSTNLEPQEAAELVNEIQRFLVEETRLGIPAMIHEECLTGYMGLGGTNFPQAIAMASTWDPDLIEKMTAAIREDMRKLGAHQGLAPVLDVARDPRWGRTEETFGESPYLVARMGVSYVKGLQGENIKEGVVATVKHFAGYSASEGGKNWAPTNIPEREFREVFLFPFEAAVKEARVLSVMNSYSEIDGVPCAANRRLLTDILRKDWGFEGIVVSDYFAVNMLGEYHRIAKDKSESARLALEAGIDVELPKTDCYQHLKDLVEKGIVPESLIDEAVSRVLKLKFMLGLFENPYVDVEKAKIESHRDLALEIARKSIILLKNDGTLPLQKNKKVALIGPNAGEVRNLLGDYMYLAHIRALLDNIDDVFGNPQIPRENYERLKKSIEEHMKSIPSVLDAFKEEGIDFEYAKGCEVTGEDRSGFKEAIEVAKRSDVAIVVVGDRSGLTLDCTTGESRDMANLKLPGVQEELVLEIAKTGKPVVLVLITGRPYSLKNLVDRVNAILQVWLPGEAGGRAIVDVIYGKVNPSGKLPISFPRSAGQIPVFHYVKPSGGRSHWHGDYVDESTKPLFPFGHGLSYTRFEYSNLRIEPKEVPSAGEVVIKVDVENVGDMDGDEVVQLYIGREFASVTRPVKELKGFKRVSLKAKEKKTVVFRLHTDVLAYYDRDMKLVVEPGEFRVMVGSSSEDIRLTGSFSVTGSKREVVGKRKFFTEVYEE; encoded by the coding sequence ATGGAACTGTACAGGGACCCATCACAACCAGTCGAGGTGAGGGTGAAAGATCTTCTTTCGAGGATGACTCTGGAAGAGAAAATTGCTCAACTCGGTTCTGTCTGGGGATACGAGTTGATAGATGAGAGAGGAAAGTTCAAAAGAGAAAAGGCAAAAGATCTTCTAAAAAACGGCATCGGCCAGATCACGCGTCCTGGAGGCTCCACGAACCTTGAGCCACAAGAAGCTGCAGAACTTGTGAACGAAATACAGCGCTTTCTTGTGGAGGAAACACGTCTTGGAATACCTGCGATGATACACGAAGAGTGTCTCACCGGATACATGGGTCTTGGTGGAACCAACTTCCCACAGGCAATAGCGATGGCGAGCACCTGGGATCCAGATCTCATAGAGAAAATGACAGCGGCCATCAGAGAGGACATGAGGAAGTTAGGAGCGCACCAGGGACTCGCTCCTGTTCTGGACGTGGCAAGAGATCCAAGGTGGGGAAGAACGGAGGAAACGTTCGGGGAGTCTCCTTACCTTGTCGCAAGGATGGGTGTTTCCTACGTGAAAGGACTCCAGGGTGAAAACATAAAAGAAGGCGTTGTCGCTACGGTGAAACACTTTGCAGGATACAGCGCTTCTGAAGGCGGAAAGAACTGGGCACCGACGAACATTCCTGAAAGAGAGTTCAGAGAAGTCTTTCTTTTCCCATTTGAAGCTGCGGTCAAAGAAGCAAGAGTGCTTTCTGTGATGAACTCCTACAGTGAAATAGACGGTGTGCCCTGTGCAGCAAACAGAAGGCTTCTCACCGATATTCTGAGAAAAGACTGGGGATTCGAGGGTATCGTTGTTTCCGACTACTTTGCGGTGAACATGCTCGGAGAATACCACAGGATAGCGAAAGACAAATCTGAATCTGCAAGACTCGCCCTCGAAGCGGGAATAGACGTTGAACTTCCAAAGACAGACTGTTATCAGCACCTTAAGGATCTCGTCGAAAAGGGAATTGTGCCCGAATCGCTGATCGACGAGGCCGTTTCCAGGGTACTGAAACTCAAGTTCATGCTCGGTCTCTTCGAGAATCCGTACGTCGATGTGGAAAAGGCAAAGATAGAAAGCCACAGAGACCTTGCCCTCGAAATCGCAAGAAAATCCATCATCCTCCTCAAAAACGACGGAACGCTGCCCCTCCAGAAAAACAAAAAAGTCGCTCTGATAGGACCGAACGCGGGTGAGGTGAGGAACCTTCTTGGCGACTACATGTACCTTGCCCACATAAGGGCACTCCTCGACAACATAGACGATGTCTTTGGAAATCCGCAGATTCCAAGGGAAAACTACGAAAGATTGAAAAAGAGTATAGAAGAGCACATGAAGAGCATTCCAAGCGTTCTCGATGCCTTCAAAGAAGAGGGTATTGATTTCGAGTATGCGAAGGGATGCGAAGTGACAGGAGAAGACAGAAGCGGGTTCAAAGAAGCGATCGAAGTTGCAAAAAGATCAGACGTTGCCATCGTTGTGGTCGGAGACAGATCCGGCCTCACCCTCGACTGCACAACGGGTGAATCCAGAGACATGGCAAACCTGAAACTCCCCGGCGTACAGGAAGAACTCGTCCTCGAAATTGCAAAAACAGGAAAACCTGTCGTTCTTGTCCTCATCACAGGAAGACCCTACTCACTCAAAAACCTGGTCGACAGGGTGAACGCTATTCTTCAGGTGTGGCTCCCTGGAGAGGCAGGTGGAAGAGCGATCGTCGATGTCATCTACGGAAAGGTGAATCCCTCTGGAAAGCTCCCGATCAGTTTCCCAAGGAGTGCAGGCCAGATCCCCGTCTTTCACTACGTCAAACCCTCTGGAGGAAGGTCTCACTGGCATGGAGACTATGTGGACGAGAGCACAAAGCCCCTCTTTCCCTTCGGACACGGCCTGTCCTACACGAGGTTTGAGTACAGCAACCTGAGGATAGAGCCGAAGGAGGTACCATCTGCAGGAGAGGTTGTGATAAAGGTCGATGTAGAAAACGTGGGAGATATGGATGGTGACGAGGTGGTTCAGCTTTACATCGGTCGTGAGTTTGCAAGTGTCACAAGGCCTGTGAAGGAGTTGAAGGGGTTCAAGAGGGTTTCTTTGAAGGCAAAAGAGAAGAAGACGGTTGTGTTCAGACTTCACACGGATGTTCTCGCATATTACGACAGGGACATGAAGCTTGTTGTGGAACCCGGTGAGTTCAGGGTGATGGTGGGTAGTTCCTCTGAGGACATCAGACTCACCGGTTCTTTCTCCGTCACCGGAAGCAAAAGAGAAGTCGTAGGAAAGAGAAAGTTTTTCACAGAGGTCTACGAGGAGTGA